One genomic segment of Desulfovibrio sp. UCD-KL4C includes these proteins:
- the gltA gene encoding NADPH-dependent glutamate synthase — translation MVNKKKFNPTRTPMPEQPADVRNKNFKEVALGYSREQAIEEANRCIQCKVPMCQKGCPVEIDIKGFIGHLAAGDIPSAYKVIKQTNALPAVCGRVCPQENQCEGSCILGKKHEPVAIGRLERFVADTFDSDSACEMITGDTACSLPNEHVKVACIGSGPSSLTVSGYLAARGVPVTVYEALHEIGGVLVYGIPEFRLPKSIVAREVGALWAKGVTFLPNWVGGKTITIQDLLDDGYDAIFIGVGAGLPWFLNIPGENLVGVYSSNEYLTRINLGRAYDFPNYDTPAPRPRNVAVVGGGNVAMDAARTALRLGAENVYITYRRTQDEMPARREELHHAIEEGVKLELLTSPISINGDENSHVKSMTLQVMELGEPDDSGRCRPVPVEGKTKELEVDMVILAVGTGANPVLLEATPGLSLSKRGYIEADPETGETSIPNVFAGGDIVGGSATVISAMGAGRKAAKTIAERLKVELE, via the coding sequence ATGGTAAATAAAAAAAAGTTCAACCCTACCCGTACTCCGATGCCGGAACAACCTGCAGATGTTCGTAACAAAAACTTCAAAGAAGTCGCACTTGGCTACAGCCGCGAGCAGGCTATTGAAGAAGCAAACCGCTGCATCCAGTGTAAAGTCCCAATGTGCCAGAAAGGATGTCCTGTTGAAATTGATATTAAAGGATTCATCGGACATCTGGCCGCAGGAGACATTCCTTCCGCATATAAAGTTATCAAACAAACTAATGCCCTGCCGGCAGTCTGCGGACGAGTCTGTCCGCAGGAGAATCAGTGCGAAGGCTCCTGTATTCTCGGTAAAAAACATGAGCCTGTTGCCATCGGCCGCCTTGAAAGATTTGTTGCCGATACTTTCGACAGCGACTCTGCCTGTGAAATGATCACGGGTGACACAGCGTGTAGTCTGCCCAACGAGCATGTAAAAGTTGCATGTATCGGTTCAGGACCATCCAGCCTTACTGTTTCCGGGTACCTTGCCGCCCGCGGCGTACCTGTCACAGTATATGAAGCTCTACATGAAATCGGTGGAGTTCTTGTTTATGGTATTCCTGAATTCAGACTCCCTAAATCCATTGTCGCTCGCGAAGTTGGAGCACTCTGGGCTAAAGGTGTTACCTTCCTTCCAAACTGGGTCGGCGGTAAAACTATCACGATTCAAGACCTTCTTGATGATGGTTACGATGCTATTTTTATCGGTGTAGGAGCTGGGTTGCCATGGTTCCTGAACATCCCCGGTGAAAATCTCGTCGGCGTTTACTCTTCTAACGAGTACTTAACCCGCATCAATTTAGGCCGTGCATACGATTTCCCCAACTACGATACTCCTGCCCCAAGACCGCGTAATGTTGCGGTTGTCGGCGGTGGTAACGTTGCCATGGACGCAGCCCGCACGGCCCTTAGACTCGGCGCGGAAAATGTCTATATTACTTATCGTCGTACTCAGGATGAAATGCCTGCCAGACGTGAAGAACTTCATCATGCAATTGAAGAAGGCGTGAAGCTTGAACTGCTCACTTCCCCTATTTCCATCAACGGTGATGAAAACTCGCATGTTAAGTCTATGACCTTACAGGTAATGGAACTTGGTGAGCCTGACGACTCCGGTCGTTGCAGACCTGTACCTGTTGAAGGTAAGACCAAAGAACTCGAAGTTGATATGGTCATTCTTGCAGTCGGAACCGGCGCCAATCCGGTGCTTCTTGAAGCAACTCCCGGCCTATCCTTAAGCAAACGCGGATATATTGAAGCTGATCCTGAAACAGGTGAAACTTCTATTCCGAATGTTTTTGCCGGAGGCGACATTGTAGGAGGTTCAGCAACTGTAATCTCCGCCATGGGCGCAGGTAGAAAAGCTGCTAAAACCATTGCAGAACGCTTAAAAGTAGAATTAGAATGA